In a genomic window of Microterricola viridarii:
- a CDS encoding bifunctional alpha,alpha-trehalose-phosphate synthase (UDP-forming)/trehalose-phosphatase, with translation MSPTTESHTDTAAPTGDYSLVVVSNRLPVDYVVDDDGTERWRSSPGGLVTALEPVMRESDGAWVGWAGVADREFEPFENDGISIVPVALSTLDVERYYEGFSNDTLWPLYHDVIAPPSYHREWWESYQAVNRRFAAVAARVAAPGATVWVQDYQLQLVPAMLRALRPDLVIGFFNHIPFPPYGLYSQLPWRKQILEGLLGADVIGFQRVADAGNFTRAVRRLLGYTTRHTVVEVPGQDGDLRRVVATNFPISIDVAGFEELAARPEIQARAREIREGLGNPETVMLGVDRLDYTKGIGHRLKAYGELLAQHRLDVENTVLVQVASPSRERVATYMTLRDEIELQVGRLNGDHSTLSHTAIAYLHQAYPREEMVALYLAADIMLVTALRDGMNLVAKEYVASRINNDGVLVLSEFAGASDELKQALLINPHDIDGLKDAIEQAVRMPKKERRKRMKSLRKRLRENNVSDWAKAFLDILTGRAAIEPGIPDGLVTKLREVAATPRLLVALDFDGTLAPHVDRPEEARSLESARDAVMRLVALPDTRVAFVSGRALVSLEQVAEPPESVLLTGSHGIEMKLDQPGISLDLLGEEIAQLATLAEILDGIAARAEGVWVERKPAGFALHTRLVSAPVGQALQRTARGEVSSVLPSLTVLEGKNVLEFSVRDGNKGDALQRLREYTDATSVFYAGDDVTDENAFAVQGADDLSLKIGQGITVAGNRVRGPEELAEVLALLADFRTANAEALGRAHPEATEPPPARF, from the coding sequence CTGAGCCCCACAACCGAATCGCACACCGACACCGCTGCGCCCACCGGCGACTACAGCCTCGTCGTGGTGTCGAACCGCCTGCCCGTCGACTACGTCGTCGATGACGACGGGACCGAGCGCTGGCGCTCCTCGCCTGGCGGCCTCGTCACCGCGCTGGAACCCGTCATGCGCGAATCCGACGGCGCCTGGGTGGGCTGGGCCGGAGTCGCCGACCGCGAGTTCGAGCCGTTCGAGAACGACGGCATCTCGATCGTGCCCGTCGCGCTCAGCACGCTCGACGTCGAGCGCTACTACGAGGGCTTCTCCAACGACACCCTCTGGCCGCTCTACCACGACGTCATCGCACCGCCCAGCTACCACCGGGAGTGGTGGGAGAGCTACCAGGCCGTGAACCGGCGCTTCGCCGCCGTCGCGGCCCGCGTCGCCGCGCCCGGCGCCACCGTCTGGGTGCAGGACTACCAGTTGCAGCTCGTGCCGGCCATGCTGCGCGCGCTCCGGCCCGACCTCGTCATCGGCTTCTTCAACCACATCCCGTTCCCGCCCTACGGCCTGTACTCGCAGCTGCCCTGGCGCAAGCAGATCCTCGAGGGCCTGCTCGGCGCCGACGTCATCGGCTTCCAGCGGGTGGCGGATGCCGGCAACTTCACCCGCGCGGTGCGCCGACTGCTCGGCTACACCACCCGGCACACCGTCGTGGAGGTGCCCGGACAGGACGGCGACCTCCGCCGCGTCGTCGCCACCAACTTCCCGATCTCGATCGATGTCGCCGGCTTCGAGGAGCTCGCCGCCCGGCCGGAGATCCAGGCCAGGGCGCGCGAGATCCGGGAGGGCCTCGGCAACCCGGAGACGGTCATGCTCGGCGTGGACAGGCTGGACTACACCAAGGGGATCGGCCACCGGCTGAAGGCCTACGGCGAGCTCCTGGCCCAGCACCGGCTCGACGTCGAGAACACCGTCCTCGTGCAGGTCGCCAGCCCCAGCCGGGAGCGAGTCGCGACCTATATGACGTTGCGTGACGAGATCGAGCTGCAGGTCGGCCGGCTGAACGGCGACCACTCCACGCTCAGCCACACCGCCATCGCCTACCTGCACCAGGCCTACCCGCGCGAGGAGATGGTCGCCCTCTACCTGGCCGCCGACATCATGCTCGTCACCGCGCTCCGCGATGGCATGAACCTGGTCGCCAAGGAGTACGTCGCCAGCCGCATCAACAACGACGGCGTGCTCGTCCTGAGCGAATTCGCCGGGGCATCCGACGAGCTCAAACAGGCGCTGCTCATCAACCCGCACGACATCGACGGTCTGAAGGACGCCATCGAGCAGGCGGTGCGGATGCCGAAGAAGGAGCGCAGGAAGCGGATGAAGTCGCTGCGCAAACGACTGCGCGAGAACAACGTCTCCGACTGGGCCAAGGCGTTCCTCGACATCCTCACCGGGCGGGCCGCCATCGAGCCGGGCATCCCGGACGGCCTCGTCACCAAGCTGCGCGAGGTGGCGGCGACCCCGCGGCTGCTCGTCGCCCTCGACTTCGACGGCACGCTGGCCCCGCACGTGGACAGGCCGGAGGAGGCGAGGTCGCTGGAGAGCGCCCGCGACGCCGTGATGCGCCTCGTCGCCCTGCCGGACACCCGCGTCGCCTTCGTCTCCGGGCGCGCGCTGGTGAGCCTGGAACAGGTCGCGGAGCCGCCGGAGTCCGTGCTGCTGACCGGCTCGCACGGCATCGAGATGAAGCTCGACCAACCCGGCATCTCACTCGACCTCCTCGGCGAGGAGATCGCCCAGCTGGCGACCCTCGCCGAGATCCTCGACGGCATCGCCGCCAGGGCCGAGGGCGTGTGGGTCGAGCGGAAGCCGGCCGGCTTCGCCCTGCACACCCGCCTCGTCTCGGCGCCGGTTGGCCAGGCGCTGCAGCGCACCGCGCGCGGGGAGGTCAGCAGCGTGCTGCCGAGCCTCACCGTGCTGGAGGGCAAGAACGTGCTCGAGTTCTCCGTCCGCGACGGCAACAAGGGCGACGCCCTGCAACGCCTGCGCGAGTACACCGACGCGACATCCGTGTTCTACGCCGGCGATGACGTCACCGACGAGAACGCCTTCGCGGTGCAGGGCGCCGACGACCTCTCCCTGAAGATCGGCCAGGGCATCACGGTGGCCGGCAACCGGGTGCGCGGGCCGGAGGAACTGGCCGAGGTGCTCGCCCTGCTCGCCGATTTCCGCACGGCGAACGCCGAGGCGCTCGGCCGGGCCCACCCCGAGGCGACGGAGCCGCCCCCCGCTAGGTTCTAG
- a CDS encoding YhgE/Pip family protein, giving the protein MSARLEKLFRRTPGQRRTAFALMLAGIIVVPLAIAGLVSGALASADDRLDAVPAIVVNNDEMVTATLPDGSEQMILAGRQLVTELTGPDTAGFAWTISNSEHAAAALASGEAYAVLTIPSDFSAAINSLSGAEPTQADLQITTDDAHAYLAGSAAQSVGEAMTSSFGRAITTQYLTAFYSGIAEMGSSLGTAADGATTLSSGVGTLAGGLDALSTGAGTAASGAAELADGASGLAGGASGLAGGVREYSTGVDGIASGLATLNSSAAGLTQLSDGVKAYTQGINGAVGQLNPYLDQGMAALGALMPSLTPEQQQAAQGALQAMGGVQAGINQLVGSGDELAAQTATAIGGVQGGIGQLAAGAAQLSGGSDGLRSGADSLAGGASELAGGASELAGGIAQLADGAGASASGAHQLHDGASELATGLGDGAEQASALAGSDPQATAEVIAEPVGVSLERENAISSIGQIIGMVFVPVGLWIGALVIFLLMRPVTALALGSTASTGRIVARGLLRGFAIAAAQALVVVALLHTALGVSWAALPATLGFSLLMAAAFVAVHHFLVTAWGRTGIVVSLVLLALQLTSAGGLYPVEILAAPFQLISPILPLTWAVQGMQAIVAGVGGGAVGTPALVLAVFALLGALGSLAVVARRRGARSFAFALAQS; this is encoded by the coding sequence ATGAGCGCTCGACTCGAGAAACTGTTCCGGCGCACGCCCGGCCAGCGCCGCACCGCGTTCGCCCTGATGCTCGCGGGCATCATCGTCGTGCCGCTGGCGATCGCCGGCCTCGTCTCCGGGGCCCTGGCCAGCGCCGACGACCGACTGGACGCGGTGCCGGCCATCGTCGTCAACAACGACGAGATGGTCACCGCCACGCTGCCGGACGGCAGCGAGCAGATGATCCTTGCCGGGCGCCAGCTCGTCACCGAGCTGACCGGGCCGGACACCGCGGGCTTCGCCTGGACGATCTCGAACTCCGAGCACGCCGCCGCGGCTCTCGCCTCCGGCGAGGCGTACGCCGTGCTGACGATCCCGAGCGACTTCTCCGCCGCCATCAACTCGCTCTCCGGCGCGGAGCCCACGCAGGCCGACCTGCAGATCACCACGGATGACGCGCACGCCTACCTGGCCGGCTCCGCCGCCCAGTCCGTCGGCGAGGCGATGACGAGCAGCTTCGGACGCGCGATCACCACCCAGTACCTGACCGCGTTCTACTCGGGCATCGCCGAGATGGGCAGCTCGCTCGGCACGGCGGCCGACGGCGCGACGACGCTCTCCAGCGGCGTCGGCACCCTGGCCGGCGGACTCGACGCGCTGAGCACGGGCGCCGGCACCGCGGCATCCGGTGCGGCCGAGCTGGCCGACGGCGCCAGCGGACTGGCCGGCGGTGCCAGCGGACTGGCCGGCGGGGTGCGCGAGTACTCCACCGGCGTCGACGGCATCGCCTCCGGGCTCGCCACGCTGAACAGCAGCGCCGCCGGGCTCACCCAGCTGAGCGACGGCGTGAAGGCCTACACCCAGGGCATCAACGGCGCCGTCGGGCAGCTGAACCCCTACCTCGACCAGGGCATGGCCGCGCTCGGCGCCCTGATGCCGAGCCTGACGCCCGAGCAGCAGCAGGCGGCGCAGGGCGCCCTCCAGGCCATGGGCGGCGTACAGGCCGGGATCAACCAGCTCGTCGGCAGCGGTGACGAGCTCGCCGCGCAGACCGCGACCGCGATCGGCGGCGTGCAGGGCGGAATCGGCCAGCTCGCCGCCGGTGCCGCACAGCTCTCCGGCGGGTCCGACGGCCTGCGCTCCGGCGCGGACAGCCTGGCCGGTGGGGCCTCAGAGCTCGCCGGGGGAGCCTCAGAGCTCGCCGGCGGCATCGCGCAGCTCGCCGACGGGGCGGGCGCCTCGGCATCCGGCGCGCACCAGCTGCACGACGGCGCCAGCGAGCTGGCCACGGGCCTCGGCGACGGCGCCGAGCAGGCGAGCGCACTCGCCGGCAGCGACCCGCAGGCCACGGCCGAGGTGATCGCCGAGCCCGTCGGCGTCAGCCTGGAGCGCGAGAACGCGATCTCCTCGATAGGCCAGATCATCGGCATGGTGTTCGTGCCCGTTGGGCTCTGGATCGGCGCCCTCGTCATCTTCCTGCTGATGCGCCCGGTGACGGCGCTCGCGCTCGGCTCGACGGCCTCCACCGGCCGGATCGTCGCGCGCGGGCTGCTGCGCGGCTTCGCGATCGCAGCAGCGCAGGCGCTCGTCGTCGTCGCCCTGCTGCACACCGCGCTCGGGGTCAGCTGGGCCGCCCTCCCGGCCACGCTCGGCTTCAGCCTGCTGATGGCCGCCGCCTTCGTCGCGGTGCACCACTTCCTGGTCACCGCGTGGGGGCGCACCGGCATCGTCGTCTCGCTCGTGCTGCTCGCCCTGCAGCTGACCAGCGCGGGCGGGCTCTACCCGGTGGAGATCCTCGCCGCACCGTTCCAGCTGATCAGCCCGATCCTGCCGCTCACGTGGGCGGTGCAGGGCATGCAGGCGATCGTGGCGGGCGTCGGCGGGGGAGCGGTCGGCACGCCGGCGCTCGTGCTGGCGGTGTTCGCCCTGCTCGGCGCCCTGGGCTCGCTCGCCGTGGTCGCCCGGCGCCGCGGGGCGCGCTCCTTCGCGTTCGCGCTGGCGCAGAGCTAG
- a CDS encoding alpha-L-fucosidase, producing the protein MSATDWFTAARFGMFVHFGLYSGAARHEWVQTNEKLTDADYRQYFDNFDPDLFDAAEIARTAKQAGMSYVVLTTKHHEGFALWNTALSDFNSEAACGRDLVRELVDALRAEGLKVGLYHSLIDWHHPDFTVDWVHPRRDDENAASLNEGRDMARYREFLHGQVRELLTDYGQVDYLFFDYTYPETKQGWAGKSAEDWDAEGLLALCRELQPGMIVNDRLGIPGDFVTPEQYQPTEPLVADGVPVLWEACQTTNGSWGYDRDNDNHKSADLLIRMLADSVSMGGNMLLNVGPNGRGALDKRDTALLAEIGEWMRLHERAVVGAGHAAHRPPREGVYTQRGNKLYLHVFTWPMGFLHLPELAGKVSYARLLHDGSWVKTSVSDPDQQALVTQPAGQAAGTLTLSLPTRRPDVAMPVIELTLAD; encoded by the coding sequence GTGTCTGCAACTGACTGGTTCACCGCCGCCCGCTTCGGAATGTTCGTCCACTTCGGTTTGTACAGCGGTGCCGCCCGGCACGAGTGGGTGCAGACGAACGAGAAGCTCACCGACGCGGACTACCGCCAGTACTTCGACAACTTCGACCCCGACCTCTTCGACGCGGCCGAGATCGCCCGCACGGCGAAGCAGGCCGGCATGAGCTACGTGGTGCTCACCACCAAGCACCACGAGGGCTTCGCGCTCTGGAACACCGCACTGAGCGACTTCAACTCCGAGGCCGCCTGCGGCCGCGACCTCGTGCGCGAGCTCGTCGACGCGCTCCGCGCCGAGGGGCTCAAGGTCGGCCTGTACCACTCGCTGATCGACTGGCACCACCCCGACTTCACGGTCGACTGGGTGCACCCGCGCCGCGACGACGAGAACGCCGCGAGCCTGAACGAGGGCCGCGACATGGCCCGCTACCGCGAGTTCCTGCACGGCCAGGTGCGCGAACTGCTCACGGACTACGGCCAGGTCGACTACCTGTTCTTCGACTACACCTACCCGGAGACCAAGCAGGGCTGGGCAGGCAAGTCGGCCGAGGACTGGGACGCCGAGGGCCTGCTGGCGCTCTGCCGCGAGCTGCAGCCCGGCATGATCGTCAACGACCGGCTCGGCATCCCCGGCGACTTCGTCACCCCCGAGCAGTACCAGCCGACCGAGCCGCTCGTCGCCGACGGCGTGCCCGTGCTCTGGGAGGCCTGCCAGACCACGAACGGCTCCTGGGGCTACGACCGCGACAACGACAACCACAAGTCGGCCGACCTGCTCATCCGGATGCTGGCCGACTCGGTCTCGATGGGCGGCAACATGCTGCTGAACGTCGGCCCGAACGGCAGGGGAGCGCTCGACAAGCGCGACACCGCCCTCCTGGCCGAGATCGGCGAGTGGATGCGGCTGCACGAGCGCGCCGTCGTCGGCGCCGGCCACGCCGCGCACAGGCCGCCGCGCGAGGGCGTCTACACGCAGCGCGGCAACAAGCTCTACCTGCACGTCTTCACCTGGCCGATGGGCTTCCTGCACCTGCCGGAGCTGGCCGGCAAGGTCAGCTACGCCCGCCTGCTGCACGACGGCTCGTGGGTGAAGACGTCGGTCTCCGACCCGGACCAGCAGGCGCTCGTGACGCAGCCGGCCGGCCAGGCCGCCGGAACCCTCACGCTGTCGCTGCCGACGCGCCGTCCCGACGTGGCGATGCCCGTGATCGAGCTGACGCTGGCCGACTAG
- a CDS encoding acetolactate synthase large subunit, giving the protein MPTESQNVPTPPTPKTGVGAPANPLTGPETMTGSGAILRSLELLGIKDVFGLPGGAIIPFYDELMSSTAIRHILVRHEQGAGHAAEGYASSSNKVGVAIATSGPGATNLVTAIADAYMDSVPLLAITGQVFSTLMGTDAFQEADIVGITMPITKHSFLVKRAEDIPATIAAAHLIASTGRPGPVLVDITKDAQQGEMVFNWPPKIDLPGYRPVTKAHGKQIQAAAQLLAEAKKPVLYVGGGVIRAQASAELKVLAEASGAPVVTTLMARGAFPDSHPQHLGMPGMHGTVPAVLSLQQADLIISLGARFDDRVTGKVSLFAPLAKIVHVDVDPAEISKIRNADVPIVGDAKDVIADLTAALAEVTGGTAPDIADWWTNLNDLRERYPLGYSKPSDGLLAPQYVIQRIGELTGPEGVYAAGVGQHQMWSAQFIKYERPNSWLNSGGAGTMGYSVPAAMGAKVAEPDRVVWAIDGDGCFQMTNQELATCVINNIPIKVAIINNSSLGMVRQWQTMFYDGRHSFTDLNTGHETAMVPDFVKLADAYGALGIRVRTEEEVDAAIKLALETNDRPVVIDFIVSRDAMVWPMVPQGLSNSSVQYAKDHAPAWEEE; this is encoded by the coding sequence ATGCCTACGGAATCTCAGAACGTGCCGACGCCTCCCACACCCAAGACGGGTGTGGGGGCACCGGCGAACCCATTGACCGGCCCAGAGACGATGACCGGCTCCGGCGCCATCCTGCGCAGCCTCGAGCTGCTCGGCATCAAGGACGTCTTCGGCCTGCCCGGCGGCGCCATCATCCCGTTCTACGACGAGCTGATGTCCTCGACCGCGATTCGCCACATCCTCGTTCGCCACGAGCAGGGTGCCGGCCACGCGGCAGAGGGCTACGCGTCCTCGAGCAACAAGGTCGGCGTCGCCATCGCGACATCCGGCCCCGGCGCCACGAACCTCGTCACGGCGATCGCCGACGCCTACATGGACTCGGTGCCGCTGCTGGCGATCACCGGCCAGGTGTTCTCCACGCTGATGGGAACGGATGCCTTCCAGGAGGCCGACATCGTGGGAATCACGATGCCGATCACCAAGCACTCCTTCCTGGTCAAGCGCGCGGAGGACATCCCGGCGACGATCGCCGCCGCACACCTCATCGCCTCGACCGGGCGCCCCGGCCCGGTGCTCGTGGACATCACCAAGGACGCCCAGCAGGGCGAGATGGTGTTCAACTGGCCGCCGAAGATCGACCTGCCCGGCTACCGCCCCGTCACCAAGGCGCACGGCAAGCAGATCCAGGCCGCGGCCCAGCTGCTCGCCGAGGCCAAGAAGCCCGTGCTCTACGTCGGCGGCGGCGTGATCCGCGCGCAGGCGTCGGCCGAGCTGAAGGTGCTCGCCGAGGCATCCGGTGCCCCCGTCGTCACCACCCTGATGGCGCGCGGCGCCTTCCCGGACTCCCACCCGCAGCACCTGGGCATGCCCGGGATGCACGGAACGGTGCCCGCGGTGCTCTCGCTGCAGCAGGCCGACCTCATCATCTCGCTCGGCGCCCGCTTCGACGACCGCGTCACCGGCAAGGTGTCGCTGTTCGCGCCGCTCGCCAAGATCGTGCACGTGGACGTCGACCCGGCCGAGATCTCCAAGATCCGCAACGCCGACGTGCCCATCGTGGGCGACGCCAAGGATGTCATCGCCGACCTGACTGCGGCCCTGGCCGAGGTGACCGGCGGCACCGCCCCCGACATCGCGGACTGGTGGACCAACCTCAACGATCTGCGTGAGCGCTACCCGCTCGGCTACAGCAAGCCGAGCGACGGCCTGCTCGCCCCGCAGTACGTGATCCAGCGCATCGGCGAGCTGACCGGGCCGGAGGGCGTCTACGCCGCCGGCGTCGGGCAGCACCAGATGTGGTCGGCGCAGTTCATCAAGTACGAGCGCCCCAACTCCTGGCTGAACTCCGGCGGCGCCGGGACCATGGGCTACTCGGTCCCCGCCGCCATGGGCGCCAAGGTGGCCGAGCCGGACCGCGTGGTCTGGGCGATCGACGGCGACGGATGCTTCCAGATGACCAACCAGGAGCTTGCCACCTGCGTCATCAACAACATCCCGATCAAGGTCGCGATCATCAACAACTCCTCGCTCGGCATGGTGCGCCAGTGGCAGACCATGTTCTACGACGGCCGGCACAGCTTCACCGACCTGAACACCGGCCACGAGACGGCCATGGTGCCGGACTTCGTCAAGCTGGCCGACGCCTACGGCGCCCTCGGCATCCGCGTTCGCACGGAGGAGGAGGTCGACGCCGCGATCAAGCTCGCCCTGGAGACGAACGACCGCCCGGTCGTCATCGACTTCATCGTGAGCCGCGACGCCATGGTGTGGCCGATGGTGCCGCAGGGGCTCTCCAACAGCTCCGTCCAGTACGCCAAAGATCACGCACCAGCCTGGGAAGAGGAGTAA
- the ilvC gene encoding ketol-acid reductoisomerase codes for MSEILYDKDADLSIIQGKKVAIVGYGSQGHAHALNLRDSGVEVVIGLKEGSKSAPKAQDEGFQVLSVADAAEWADLIMILAPDQHQRSIYNDQIKDKLTAGKTLAFAHGFNIRFGYIDAPKDVDVILVAPKAPGHTVRREFVAGRGIPDIIAVENDATGQAWDIALSYAKAIGGTRAGVIKTTFTEETETDLFGEQAVLCGGVSQLVQYGFETLTEAGYQPQIAYFEVLHELKLIVDLMWEGGIAKQRWSVSDTAEYGDYVSGPRVIDPHVKENMQAVLADIQSGAFAKRFIDDQDAGAPEFQALRAKGEAHPIEVTGRELRSLFAWKQLDEDYTDGSVAR; via the coding sequence ATGTCTGAGATCCTTTACGACAAAGACGCCGACCTGTCGATCATCCAGGGCAAGAAGGTTGCCATCGTCGGCTACGGCTCGCAGGGCCACGCCCACGCGCTGAACCTCCGCGACTCCGGTGTCGAGGTCGTCATCGGCCTGAAGGAAGGCTCCAAGTCCGCGCCCAAGGCGCAGGACGAGGGCTTCCAGGTTCTCTCCGTCGCCGACGCGGCCGAGTGGGCCGACCTCATCATGATCCTGGCTCCGGACCAGCACCAGCGTTCGATCTACAACGACCAGATCAAGGACAAGCTGACCGCGGGCAAGACCCTCGCCTTCGCGCACGGCTTCAACATCCGCTTCGGCTACATCGACGCCCCGAAGGACGTCGACGTCATCCTCGTCGCCCCGAAGGCCCCCGGCCACACGGTTCGCCGCGAGTTCGTCGCCGGCCGCGGCATCCCGGACATCATCGCCGTCGAGAACGACGCGACCGGCCAGGCCTGGGACATCGCCCTCTCCTACGCGAAGGCAATCGGCGGCACCCGCGCCGGCGTCATCAAGACCACCTTCACCGAGGAGACCGAGACCGACCTGTTCGGTGAGCAGGCCGTTCTCTGCGGCGGCGTCTCGCAGCTCGTCCAGTACGGCTTCGAGACCCTGACCGAGGCCGGCTACCAGCCGCAGATCGCGTACTTCGAGGTGCTGCACGAGCTCAAGCTCATCGTCGACCTGATGTGGGAGGGCGGCATCGCCAAGCAGCGTTGGAGCGTCTCCGACACCGCTGAGTACGGCGACTACGTCTCCGGCCCGCGCGTCATCGACCCGCACGTCAAGGAGAACATGCAGGCCGTTCTCGCCGACATCCAGAGCGGTGCATTCGCCAAGCGCTTCATCGACGACCAGGATGCCGGTGCTCCCGAGTTCCAGGCGCTGCGCGCCAAGGGCGAGGCCCACCCGATCGAGGTCACCGGCCGCGAGCTGCGCAGCCTCTTCGCGTGGAAGCAGCTGGACGAGGACTACACCGACGGCAGCGTCGCGCGCTAG
- the ilvN gene encoding acetolactate synthase small subunit — protein sequence MSTHVLSLLVEDKPGLLTRVAGLFARRGFNIESLAVGHSEIEGLSRITVVVDVDALPLEQVTKQLNKLVNVIKIVELDPAQSVQREHMLIKVKVDNVTRSQVLEAVTLFRARVVDVATDALVIEVTGDAGKTNAFLRVLEPYGIKEIAQSGRLAIGRGSKSITERVFKS from the coding sequence ATGAGCACCCACGTTCTGAGCCTGCTCGTCGAGGACAAGCCCGGCCTGCTCACCCGCGTCGCCGGCCTGTTCGCGCGCCGCGGCTTCAACATCGAGAGCCTCGCCGTCGGTCACAGCGAGATCGAGGGCCTCTCCCGAATCACCGTCGTCGTCGACGTTGACGCCCTGCCGCTCGAGCAGGTCACCAAGCAGCTGAACAAGCTGGTCAACGTGATCAAGATCGTCGAGCTCGACCCTGCGCAGTCCGTGCAGCGCGAGCACATGCTGATCAAGGTCAAGGTCGACAACGTCACCCGTTCCCAGGTGCTCGAGGCGGTCACGCTGTTCCGTGCCCGCGTCGTGGACGTCGCCACCGATGCCCTCGTCATCGAGGTCACCGGCGACGCCGGCAAGACGAACGCGTTCCTGCGCGTGCTCGAGCCCTACGGGATCAAGGAGATCGCGCAGTCGGGGCGCCTGGCCATCGGCCGCGGCTCCAAGTCGATCACCGAACGCGTGTTCAAGAGCTAG
- the ilvD gene encoding dihydroxy-acid dehydratase, whose protein sequence is MPEIDIKPRSRAVTDGIEATTSRGMLRAVGMGDEDWDKPQIGIASSWNEITPCNLSLDRLAQGAKEGVHSGGGYPLQFGTISVSDGISMGHEGMHFSLVSREVIADSVETVMMAERLDGSVLLAGCDKSLPGMLMAAARLDLASVFLYAGSIAPGWVKLSDGTEKEVTIIDSFEAVGACKAGTMSEEDLKRIECAIAPGEGACGGMYTANTMASVAEALGMSLPGSAAPPSADRRRDYFAHRSGEAVVNMLRLGITARDIMTKKAFENAITVAMALGGSTNVVLHLLAIAHEAEVELTLEDFNRIGDKVPHLADMKPFGKYVMADVDRHGGIPVLMRALLEAGLLHGDVLTVTGKTLAENLAALNPDPLDGEVIRTLDNPIHATGGITVLKGTFAPEGAVVKTAGFDADIFEGPARVFERERGAMDALTEGKISKGDVVIIRYEGPKGGPGMREMLSITAAIKGAGLGKDVLLLTDGRFSGGTTGLCIGHIAPEAVDAGPIAFVRDGDLIRVDIAARSLDLLVDETELAARREGWAPLPPRYTRGVLAKYSKLVHSAAEGAVTG, encoded by the coding sequence ATGCCTGAGATCGATATCAAGCCACGAAGCCGTGCAGTCACTGATGGAATTGAAGCCACCACGAGCCGCGGAATGCTCCGCGCCGTCGGCATGGGGGACGAGGACTGGGACAAGCCCCAGATCGGTATTGCGAGCTCGTGGAACGAGATCACGCCCTGCAACCTGAGCCTGGACCGGCTCGCCCAGGGCGCCAAGGAGGGTGTGCACTCCGGCGGGGGATACCCGCTGCAGTTCGGCACCATCTCCGTCTCCGACGGCATCTCGATGGGCCACGAGGGCATGCACTTCTCGCTCGTCTCGCGTGAGGTCATCGCCGACTCGGTCGAGACCGTCATGATGGCCGAGCGCCTCGACGGCTCCGTGCTGCTGGCGGGCTGCGACAAGTCGCTGCCCGGCATGCTGATGGCCGCCGCCCGCCTCGACCTGGCCTCCGTGTTCCTCTACGCCGGCTCGATCGCGCCCGGCTGGGTCAAGCTCAGCGACGGCACCGAGAAGGAGGTCACCATCATTGACTCCTTCGAGGCCGTCGGCGCCTGCAAGGCCGGCACCATGAGCGAGGAAGACCTCAAGCGCATCGAGTGCGCCATCGCCCCGGGCGAGGGCGCCTGCGGCGGCATGTACACGGCCAACACCATGGCATCCGTCGCCGAGGCGCTCGGGATGAGCCTGCCCGGCTCGGCCGCCCCGCCCTCGGCCGACCGCCGCCGCGACTACTTCGCCCACCGCTCCGGCGAGGCCGTCGTCAACATGCTGCGCCTCGGCATCACCGCGCGCGACATCATGACCAAGAAGGCCTTCGAGAACGCCATCACGGTCGCCATGGCGCTCGGCGGCTCGACCAACGTCGTGCTGCACCTGCTGGCCATCGCGCACGAGGCAGAGGTCGAGCTCACGCTCGAGGACTTCAACCGCATCGGCGACAAGGTGCCGCACCTGGCCGACATGAAGCCCTTCGGCAAGTACGTCATGGCCGATGTGGACCGCCACGGCGGCATCCCGGTGCTCATGCGCGCCCTGCTCGAGGCCGGCCTGCTGCACGGTGACGTGCTCACCGTGACCGGCAAGACCCTGGCCGAGAACCTGGCGGCGCTGAACCCCGACCCGCTCGACGGCGAGGTCATCCGCACCCTCGACAACCCGATCCACGCGACCGGCGGCATCACCGTGCTGAAGGGCACGTTCGCCCCGGAGGGCGCCGTCGTCAAGACGGCCGGCTTCGACGCCGACATCTTCGAGGGCCCCGCCCGCGTGTTCGAGCGCGAGCGCGGCGCAATGGATGCCCTGACCGAGGGCAAGATCAGCAAGGGCGACGTCGTCATCATCCGCTACGAGGGACCCAAGGGCGGCCCCGGCATGCGGGAGATGCTCTCGATCACCGCGGCCATCAAGGGCGCGGGGCTCGGAAAAGATGTACTACTCTTGACGGACGGCCGATTCTCAGGTGGCACAACCGGACTGTGCATCGGCCACATAGCACCCGAAGCAGTGGACGCAGGTCCAATTGCCTTCGTGCGCGATGGTGATCTTATACGGGTCGATATCGCGGCCCGCTCCCTTGACCTACTTGTCGACGAGACTGAGCTGGCCGCCCGCCGTGAAGGCTGGGCACCTCTTCCCCCGCGCTATACCCGTGGCGTCCTCGCGAAGTACTCCAAGCTCGTGCACTCTGCCGCTGAAGGCGCAGTCACCGGCTAG